In a genomic window of Arthrobacter woluwensis:
- a CDS encoding ABC transporter ATP-binding protein gives MTVSQVSFGSHESVLEVTDLTVQYVGEARSTTAVDRVSFSIGAGEVFGLAGESGCGKSTIANTLMRLLKGPARIAGGSIRFGGRDVLAMSPEELRRFRWQDVAMVFQSAMNSLNPVLTIGEQIVDIYTTHVGYSRKESLRRAAQLLELVRIDPVRLKSYPHQLSGGMRQRVVIAMAVALKPSLLILDEPTTALDVVVQQEIMAQIKELQHELGFSVLFITHDMSLMVELSHRMAVMYGGRIVETARAADIHQQPRHPYTQALMGAFPPLSGPRVPLTGLADGVKFRDIPDLEEVSPGHFVAPVLEGALR, from the coding sequence ATGACCGTCTCCCAGGTGTCCTTCGGATCTCACGAGTCCGTCCTGGAAGTCACCGACCTCACGGTTCAGTACGTGGGCGAGGCTCGCTCAACCACGGCCGTGGACCGCGTGTCCTTCAGCATCGGGGCGGGGGAGGTGTTCGGGCTGGCCGGGGAATCCGGCTGCGGTAAGTCGACCATCGCCAACACGCTCATGCGGCTGCTCAAAGGCCCGGCCCGGATCGCGGGCGGCTCCATCCGGTTCGGCGGCCGCGACGTCCTGGCCATGAGTCCCGAGGAGCTCCGCCGGTTCCGCTGGCAGGACGTGGCGATGGTGTTCCAGTCGGCCATGAACTCGCTCAACCCGGTGCTCACCATCGGGGAGCAGATCGTGGACATCTACACCACCCACGTCGGCTACTCCCGCAAGGAATCCCTGCGCCGGGCGGCCCAGCTCCTGGAACTGGTCCGCATCGATCCGGTCCGTCTGAAGTCCTACCCACACCAGCTCTCCGGCGGCATGCGGCAGCGCGTGGTCATCGCGATGGCTGTGGCGCTCAAACCGTCCCTGCTGATCCTGGACGAACCGACTACCGCCCTGGACGTGGTGGTGCAGCAGGAGATCATGGCGCAGATCAAAGAGCTCCAGCACGAACTCGGGTTCTCGGTCCTGTTCATCACGCATGACATGTCCCTCATGGTGGAGCTCTCGCACCGGATGGCCGTCATGTACGGCGGGCGGATCGTGGAGACCGCACGGGCCGCGGACATCCACCAGCAGCCGCGGCACCCCTACACCCAGGCGCTCATGGGCGCCTTCCCACCCCTGAGCGGCCCGCGCGTGCCGCTCACCGGCCTCGCCGACGGAGTGAAATTCCGGGACATCCCGGACCTGGAGGAGGTCTCCCCGGGCCACTTCGTGGCACCCGTCCTGGAAGGAGCGCTCCGATGA
- a CDS encoding ABC transporter permease, which yields MSIFTDPSVDATAEHEPAPNPGTTTAPVAGAAPTAPRGTRKPRLGFLRNTKALVGVTILLVFVLLALLAPVLFPEDPSRITDLASLEPSPEHWLGTTAKGQDVLALTVHGARSSLLVGFTVGLASTLVGILVGLASAYFGKAIDETLSLVTNVFLLLPGLPLLVILAAFLPPGLGTVILVLIVTGWAGSARVLRSQALSIRSKDFVAASIVSGEGTLRIMFAEILPNMASIVMGTLLGCVIYGIGAQAGLEFLGLGDISTVSWGNNLFWAGNEGALLTGSWWVFVPSGLCIALVAFALALINYAVDEVTNPRLRTIKAARPAAVARRSGRSAS from the coding sequence ATGAGCATCTTCACCGACCCCTCCGTGGACGCCACGGCTGAGCACGAGCCGGCGCCGAACCCCGGCACGACGACGGCGCCCGTCGCCGGCGCGGCCCCGACCGCGCCGCGGGGCACGCGGAAGCCGCGGCTGGGATTCCTGCGCAACACCAAGGCCCTGGTGGGCGTCACCATCCTCCTGGTCTTCGTCCTGCTGGCCCTCCTGGCCCCGGTCCTCTTCCCGGAGGACCCCTCCCGCATCACGGACCTGGCCAGCCTGGAACCGTCGCCCGAGCACTGGCTCGGCACCACCGCCAAGGGCCAGGACGTCCTGGCCCTGACCGTCCACGGCGCCCGCAGCTCCCTGCTCGTGGGGTTCACGGTGGGGCTCGCCTCGACCCTCGTGGGCATCCTGGTCGGCCTGGCGTCGGCCTATTTCGGCAAGGCGATCGACGAGACCCTCTCCCTCGTCACCAACGTCTTCCTGCTCCTGCCCGGCCTGCCGCTCCTGGTGATCCTGGCCGCGTTCCTCCCACCCGGGCTCGGGACCGTGATCCTGGTCCTCATCGTCACGGGCTGGGCGGGATCCGCGCGCGTGCTGCGCTCGCAGGCCCTGTCCATCCGGTCCAAGGACTTCGTGGCGGCGTCCATCGTCTCCGGCGAAGGGACCCTGCGGATCATGTTCGCGGAGATCCTGCCCAACATGGCTTCGATCGTGATGGGCACCCTGCTCGGCTGCGTCATCTACGGCATCGGCGCCCAGGCGGGCCTCGAATTCCTGGGCCTCGGGGACATCAGCACGGTCTCCTGGGGCAACAACCTCTTCTGGGCCGGCAATGAAGGTGCGTTGCTGACCGGTAGCTGGTGGGTGTTCGTGCCCTCCGGGCTCTGCATCGCCCTCGTCGCCTTCGCCCTCGCCCTCATCAACTACGCCGTGGACGAGGTCACCAACCCTCGCCTGCGCACGATCAAGGCAGCGCGGCCGGCCGCCGTCGCGCGTCGTTCTGGAAGGAGCGCGTCATGA